agactttgcttatcgtgtcggaaacgttaaagattaagtttaaatttggtcagaaatttccgggtcatcacatggatTCACCGACAACTTTAAAAAtagggaagtttgtcgacttaGAAAGGCTTTATATGAGTTAAAACAATCACCACGGACTTGTTTGGGAGATTTACactatttatgaaaaaatatgattttaaacaaaGAAACTCGGATCATATTCTATTTTTTAAACGAAAAGGAgatttaattacatgcttaatcatttatgttgatgatatgataataacaggaaatgataaagaggaaatttctaacttaaaaatgaacttatttaaagaatttgaaatgaaagatttggaCAGACTTAAGTATTTTTGGGAattgaggtattacgatcccaacagggaatatttatctgtcaaaagaagtatgttcttgattttcttgcagaaacaggtatgattgattgcaaactagctgatactccaatgattccaaaccaaaAGTTATATATGGAAGACGAAGCTGATCTTGCTGacaaagggcaataccaaaggatggtagaataactcatctatcttgctcacactcggCCAGATATAGCACATGTAGTTGGAGTTGTGAGCCAGTTTatgcatcaaccacaggttcaccatatggaagctgtaatgAGGATCATCAGATACTTAAAGAAAACAGCAGGAAATGGAGTTGTATTAAAAAAGAATGGGCACCTTGAAGCGCAAGTTTATACGGATgcaagttgggctggagaaaaaggagaTAGACGATCAACTTCAGGTTTCTTCACAATAGTTAGAGGAAACTTAGTTGCGTGGAAGAGTAAGAAACAAAAGGTCGTTTCCTTATCAAGTGCTGAATCAGAATTTAGAGGAATCGCAAAGGGAGTGGTGGAAGCTTTATGGATACGAAAACTCTTGACATAAATAGGATTCCCTCCAAAAGAAGCTATTCAGATCCTCTGCGATAATGAAGCAGCAATCGCAATctcagaaaatccagttcaacatgaTCGAACAAAACATGTTGAAGTGGATAGACACTTTATCAGAGAAAAGTTGGATGCATAAATAATTTTTTTACCAAATATAAGATCAGAAGACCAATTGGCCGACATTCTCACCAAATCAGTCAACGGAAGACTCTTTAGCGATGTTCTAGACAAGTTGAACATTGAAGACCCCATTATTCAACTTGAAGGGGAGTGTTAGAGTACAGCAACCAAGAAGGTCAAATTACCCTTTTAGGTAATTTGACAATAGGGATCAGAAATGTTATTTCATCCTTTCCCTTTAGAAACAAGTCACAAGGCAACGGTTACAACTACAGCTCATGTTTCCATAAATGTAATAGAGGGTTCCAAAAGTATTATGGATCCATCCCTAAACTAGAAATAGTTGTTGTGTGTCTTAGTGTATATAAACACTTTGTAATCAGTAACAAAAATATAACAATTGTATCAATTCAAAGTTCATGAATAAACTGATCAATACATACAATTACAATCTTTAATTCTCTTAAACAAACACAATGTAGTCCTATGTTTATCATGCTTCTTTTCCTATTTCCGTACCAAATAAACAAAGTTACTTTCTGTTAGTAGTTTAATATTTTATTTGTTAAGAGGGCCTGTATCCTACATAAACACCTAAGAGGCTAAGACAAAACTGAATCTCAAACCAACCACTTCTTACCACACAATCAGACAAAGTTGTGACAGTGTGATTTATATTTTTTTTGGGTTACAGTGTAGATATGTTCATGATCGTACCCCATATTAACAAGCAAAACCACTGCCTAcaaaagtataaaaagtaaaacAACCGACATATAGCACAGAAACAGTTATCTGTGACATTTAAGTCGCATAATAAGTTTTAAAATCCATAAGACATTCAACATTCAAGTGAGCAAAATAAGTTTTGATTTGAGATCCATAAAAGAAAAACCCAACATAATTAATCCATTTGAAAGTATACTTAACTTCTGACCCCTGATGATTTTCTATATCTATGTTACTTTTACTTAATAACAACATATCTGGATATGAGATGCTATTATGAACACCTTTATCTCTCACCCATTATTTGATATATGGGTCAGCTTCAACTATCTACCTATATGCACCTGTTGCATATTGCAGTTTCAGAAAGAGAGAGATGTTAAGGCATGAGAAAAGTCAAAATCTACAATGTCCTTCAAATTCCAGACTCTCGGGTCATTGATGATCCAAGCCACACCAACCGCCATTGAAACTGTGAGAAACGCTGTAGCCTTTAAGCAACGATTTCCACCCGAAAACTTTGATAGGATAGTTTTGCAGTGCTTGTCTGCTTCTTTGATTAATACTTCATCGATACTACTAGCCAGTGCTTTCTCATTCTATATGATCATGATTAGAAACCTTGTTAGCATAGCAAATCAGTTTGGATTGGGTCATATTGAGGGTGTCAAAATAGTCAACGTTACTTCTTGCTTAATTGCAAGTTTCATTATGTCTGTAACGTTACTAGACATGTATCATTATaatctgtatatataaatattaagagttACCTTATCTCTGAAACTCTTCAAGGCTTCTTTCAAATGATCAAGACTAGAAAGCTTATTAGACTGCATCATCCAATTTTCAGCCAGCTTTCTAAATACAACCACACTAGCTTCAAGGTTATCCACATAGATATTGCCCTGTTTCCAATTTTACAGTAAGAATCCCATAAACGCAACAAACcacaaatatatataaaacttaCCCATTGCTTGTAGCAGTCTGCATTTTGGCTTAAACACCATATGAATAAGTCACTTGCTTCACCTGCCAGAGCAGATTTGCCTGTATACAGCATACAATATTGACATTTGTTAATGatgaatatatgtattaatagGTGGATGAACAGAAACATTTCTTTACTTTATGATGAAATTCATTAAAAATTAATGTTTATGACTACAAAAACCTTTGCAAAGTGAAGGGTCCCATATATGATTTTAGATGTTGTGGACACCTATATATTGTTTCAcctgtttcttatgatatttccgcTCACCCAATTCACCCATTAGTAGTATTGGATGACCCAAATTGACCAATTTTGATATGAACGAGTTGAAATCTCCCCCAGTCTAACTATAATATGACCATATCGAAGATTACCAAATAAGGAGATCAGATAGAAGAAAAATAACATATGAAACTTGCCTTGTCCAGCAGCTTTAGCAGCAATTGGTAATAGCTGTTGTGTAAGTTGCTTCATAGCTTTACTGCCAGGAGCAACAGCCAGAGCAACCTACTTTAAGAGGGGATAAACGGATTCAAATCTCTCAGTTGCCTAATAAGAAATACACCAAATGCAGTTTAATTAATTCTAGTtcttatatttataaatttataaattcgaGTAATATTACTAAATTTGAAAGTCGTAATCTATCTCGAGAGAAGTCACCTTGACACGAGCTGGAGTAGTAGGAAAGGTGGGTCCCATCAGAAGCTCGAGAGCTGTGGGAGTCACAACACGCTCCCCCTTTCTCACAGCACCGTTAACTAGAATTGTACGAGCTTTAGGGGAAGACACGATCCTAAACATgtgaataaattaattaatttcctagTAATAGAATAATAAACAAAGAAAATTGCGACAAATAGCTAAGTTATAAACATTCCAAGATAAGCAAGAATCGGGCACATTCAGAAACCATTTAACTTTCGAAAAAGTGTTCACTCGCATCAGAATTTACAGGTCTTTCAGTTAAGATAATTGAAACTGACTAGATTTGGATACTGATGACTAAATTGGTAAGGTATCTAaactaaattgtaacttattgtaGATTACCTTGTATATAAGGACATGTAGAAAGTAAACGCAACATACTAAGCACTTCTTAATTATATATGTAATTAATCTTTTTAATCATCATTTTGGTACATAATTGCTATATCTTACAAAAAAATAACTTGCTACCTTAAGTGGGCAGAAAATGGTATGTATGTggatataaaggttacaatttgtgtGGAAGTTATCATGTTGCAATTAATGTTACATATACGGACAGAAAGTGAACATTATATTACATTATACAGCACTTTGTCCTAATATAAATCTAAGCCTATTTATTTACCACTTAATGGTCTGTTTCTATACAGCTCTTAATTAAGTAAGTAAAATTGCTCTTAATTAAGTAAGTAAAATTGCTGTTTCTTTGTCACTTAAATCTGGCACTTAATCTGAAATGTGGTCTCAGACACCCCTCCAGAATAAGAGTCAAATGAAAACAGAGGAAAATTCAGAAAAAAAGTAAACAACCCCAAAAAATAACACGGAGTAGTTTTTATGCAAGTGATTTTTACCTCTCAACCAATTGCAAAATAAGGTCTCTGGATTGAGGGTTACAGCCCGATTTACACGCTATTGGCAAGAGCAGATGGGCCCACATGAACAGCCCAACAACAAGGTCACCTTGACAACCCTAAACAAAATCACTCTTATTAAAGTTAATTAACAtcctaataaataaaatatatattacaaCTGGTTACCTGGGTGATAATCCACAATAGGACTGGTAGCTTATCTTGCCCTTGATATTTAGA
This genomic window from Rutidosis leptorrhynchoides isolate AG116_Rl617_1_P2 chromosome 2, CSIRO_AGI_Rlap_v1, whole genome shotgun sequence contains:
- the LOC139888949 gene encoding uncharacterized protein, whose amino-acid sequence is MAVFFADITESYELQADIRLMRFADYFGRAFANVSASQFPWMKILKEASVEKMIDIPLSQISEDVYRTAADWLNDQPIDALGSFVVWCLDILIADLTLQQGTIKGSKKVVQQAPSKSQLLGCQGDLVVGLFMWAHLLLPIACKSGCNPQSRDLILQLVERIVSSPKARTILVNGAVRKGERVVTPTALELLMGPTFPTTPARVKVALAVAPGSKAMKQLTQQLLPIAAKAAGQGKSALAGEASDLFIWCLSQNADCYKQWGNIYVDNLEASVVVFRKLAENWMMQSNKLSSLDHLKEALKSFRDKNEKALASSIDEVLIKEADKHCKTILSKFSGGNRCLKATAFLTVSMAVGVAWIINDPRVWNLKDIAVVLLVNMGYDHEHIYTVTQKKYKSHCHNFV